Proteins from one Microcaecilia unicolor chromosome 2, aMicUni1.1, whole genome shotgun sequence genomic window:
- the SFRP2 gene encoding secreted frizzled-related protein 2, translating into MSQRYSFLFLIISLASRCVDSVQGLFAPFGQPEFSYKRNNCKPIPDTLLLCHGIEYPNMRLPNLLGHENMKEVLQQASSWIPLIQKQCHRDTKKFLCSLFAPVCIDDLDETIQPCRSLCEQVKDSCAPVMSAFGFPWPDMLECSRFPQDNDLCIPPASGDHVMPATREAPKVCEACKAKDEDDNDIVENLCKNDFALKIKVKEIAYINGDTKIIPETKTKTIYKLKGVTERDLKRTVLWLKDGLQCTCDEMNDINAPYLVMGQKLDGELVITSVKRWQKGQREFKRITRSIRKLQC; encoded by the exons ATGTCCCAGAGGTATTCTTTTCTCTTCCTGATCATCAGTCTTGCATCTCGCTGCGTGGACTCGGTCCAGGGGCTCTTTGCGCCGTTCGGGCAACCCGAGTTCTCCTACAAGAGGAACAACTGCAAACCCATCCCCGACACGCTGCTGCTCTGCCATGGCATCGAATACCCCAACATGAGGCTGCCCAACCTGCTGGGCCACGAAAACATGAAAGAGGTGCTGCAGCAGGCTTCCTCCTGGATCCCTCTGATCCAGAAGCAGTGCCACCGGGACACCAAGAAGTTTCTGTGCTCTCTCTTTGCCCCGGTCTGCATCGATGACCTGGATGAGACCATACAGCCCTGCCGGTCCCTGTGTGAGCAGGTGAAAGACAGCTGTGCCCCGGTCATGTCGGCTTTCGGCTTCCCTTGGCCCGACATGCTGGAGTGCAGCCGCTTCCCCCAGGACAATGACCTCTGTATCCCCCCGGCCAGCGGTGACCATGTCATGCCGGCTACCAGAGAAG CACCCAAGGTATGTGAGGCCTGCAAAGCCAAAGATGAAGATGATAATGACATTGTGGAAAACCTTTGCAAAAATGATTTTG CCCTGAAGATAAAAGTGAAGGAGATCGCCTACATCAATGGAGACACCAAAATCATCCCGGAAACAAAGACCAAAACCATTTACAAGCTGAAGGGAGTGACAGAGCGGGATCTGAAGAGGACCGTGCTTTGGCTCAAGGATGGCCTGCAGTGCACTTGCGATGAGATGAACGACATCAATGCTCCCTATCTAGTGATGGGCCAGAAGCTGGACGGGGAGCTGGTCATCACCTCCGTAAAGCGTTGGCAGAAGGGCCAGAGGGAGTTTAAGAGGATCACGCGTAGCATTCGCAAGCTGCAGTGCTAG